The following coding sequences lie in one Xanthomonas hortorum pv. pelargonii genomic window:
- a CDS encoding CDP-alcohol phosphatidyltransferase family protein: MKRHFSMLRDFQLADWFTLANAFCGTGAVFASMRFLQEGHRGDLLLGMALIPLAFVFDALDGHVARWRKASSTLGRELDSLADVISFGVAPAALGYACGMRGGWDWLVLSYFVCCGVSRLARYNVTAEEIAGEADKVPYFEGTPIPSSLLLVILLAVAASSGHIGQSLWWGQWQLGPWQLHPLVLLFAVSGSLMISKTLRIPKP, encoded by the coding sequence ATGAAACGCCATTTCTCGATGCTGCGCGATTTCCAACTCGCGGACTGGTTCACCCTGGCCAACGCCTTCTGCGGCACCGGTGCGGTGTTTGCCTCGATGCGCTTTCTGCAAGAAGGCCATCGCGGGGACCTGCTGCTGGGCATGGCGCTGATTCCGCTGGCGTTCGTCTTCGATGCGCTGGACGGGCACGTGGCGCGCTGGCGCAAGGCATCTTCAACGCTGGGGCGCGAGCTGGATTCGCTGGCCGATGTGATCTCCTTCGGCGTGGCGCCGGCGGCGCTGGGCTATGCCTGCGGCATGCGCGGCGGCTGGGACTGGTTGGTGCTGAGCTATTTCGTCTGCTGCGGCGTGAGCCGGTTGGCGCGCTACAACGTGACCGCCGAAGAGATCGCAGGCGAAGCCGACAAGGTGCCGTATTTCGAAGGCACGCCGATTCCCAGCAGCCTGCTGCTGGTGATCCTGCTTGCGGTGGCCGCCAGCAGTGGCCATATCGGTCAAAGCCTGTGGTGGGGCCAGTGGCAGCTCGGGCCGTGGCAGCTGCATCCGTTGGTGCTGCTGTTTGCGGTCTCCGGCTCGCTGATGATCAGCAAGACGCTGCGTATTCCCAAACCCTGA
- a CDS encoding NUDIX hydrolase has product MPYTPIVATLGYLLSPDGSQVLMIHRNARPGDQHLGKYNGLGGKVEPHEDVLAGMRREIREEAGVECGQMQLRGTISWPGFGKHGEDWLGFVFLIRSFEGTPQASNPEGTLEWVALDRMEQLPMWEGDRNFLPLVFDGDPRPFHGVMPYRDGRMQSWTYSRI; this is encoded by the coding sequence ACACTTGGCTACCTGTTGTCGCCGGACGGCAGCCAGGTCCTGATGATCCACCGCAATGCCCGCCCCGGCGATCAGCACCTGGGCAAGTACAACGGGCTCGGCGGCAAGGTGGAACCGCATGAAGACGTGCTGGCCGGCATGCGCCGCGAAATCCGCGAAGAAGCGGGCGTGGAATGCGGCCAGATGCAATTGCGCGGCACCATCAGTTGGCCCGGCTTCGGCAAGCACGGCGAAGACTGGCTGGGCTTCGTGTTTTTGATCCGCAGCTTCGAAGGCACCCCGCAGGCCTCGAACCCGGAGGGCACGCTGGAGTGGGTAGCGCTCGATCGCATGGAGCAGCTGCCGATGTGGGAAGGCGACCGCAATTTCCTGCCGCTGGTGTTCGACGGCGACCCGCGTCCGTTCCATGGCGTGATGCCGTATCGCGACGGGCGTATGCAATCGTGGACGTACTCGCGCATCTGA